From a single Apium graveolens cultivar Ventura chromosome 2, ASM990537v1, whole genome shotgun sequence genomic region:
- the LOC141690460 gene encoding uncharacterized protein LOC141690460 encodes MHKWRPPEQGTWKVNVGASVFPQAEHFTVGMVIRDYTGAFVEAKVLALPCPATVLEAESIEVKEALTWVMQRGYSKVILETDSLLTVKALSSSNKYLLEVGHVIEQYRLLLNEAPGFLVSHIRKQGNKVAHVLARKPCVTNCFHVFTSPPTDMLETLLNDSSNE; translated from the coding sequence ATGCATAAATGGAGACCGCCAGAGCAAGGTACGTGGAAAGTAAATGTTGGTGCTTCAGTGTTTCCTCAAGCTGAGCACTTCACAGTAGGCATGGTGATTCGTGATTATACTGGAGCGTTTGTGGAGGCTAAAGTACTAGCTTTGCCATGTCCTGCAACGGTTCTTGAGGCTGAAAGCATTGAGGTTAAAGAGGCTCTAACTTGGGTTATGCAGCGTGGCTATAGTAAGGTAATTCTGGAAACTGATTCTTTGCTTACAGTCAAGGCGTTGTCGAGCAGCAACAAATATCTCTTGGAGGTCGGTCATGTGATTGAGCAATATAGGTTGCTGTTGAATGAGGCTCCTGGTTTTTTAGTTAGTCATATCCGTAAGCAAGGTAACAAGGTAGCTCATGTTTTAGCTAGAAAACCTTGTGTAACCAATTGCTTTCATGTTTTTACATCTCCTCCTACTGATATGTTGGAGACCTTATTGAATGATTCTTCCAATGAATGA
- the LOC141690472 gene encoding uncharacterized protein LOC141690472 yields the protein MSCLSWNCRGLGNPRTVRGLNDLVRDRKPDVLFLSETILGRIESLRMKLGFAQGFSVDRIGRSGGLAIFWKSHVDCSITGYSQNHIDIIFNENNVASWRLTFYYGYPKRSRRREAWNMICRLAKISNIPWCIMGDFNDLLYSADKKGNHPHPVALMEGFRNALEESLLTELELSGGSYTWEKSRGTDDWVQERLDRAFATMQWWSKFPLCKLSVVSTSVSDHDLIQLDLLEVSIPKRAFRFKFENTWLKEPSFIKDVVGHWENISPSHLLSKLMSVSRYMEKWRRNFFNKFKEKVKHQKTLMDSLKDNTDDYNVRQFLVERDKLNEILLYEEIFGNREQSYFGLKKEMKIRSSFMCMHLQERRLIALVF from the coding sequence AACCCGATGTTCTGTTTTTAAGTGAAACAATTCTTGGTAGGATAGAAAGTTTACGTATGAAGCTTGGGTTTGCTCAGGGTTTTTCTGTTGATCGTATAGGCAGAAGTGGTGGTCTAGCTATTTTTTGGAAGAGTCATGTTGATTGTAGTATAACTGGGTATTCACAAAATCACAtcgatattatttttaatgagaATAATGTAGCTAGTTGGAGACTTACGTTCTATTATGGTTATCCAAAACGTTCAAGGCGTAGAGAAGCGTGGAATATGATCTGTAGATTAGCAAAGATTTCTAATATCCCATGGTGCATAATGGGTGACTTTAATGATCTTCTGTATAGTGCAGATAAAAAAGGAAATCATCCACATCCTGTGGCTCTTATGGAGGGTTTTCGAAATGCTTTGGAGGAAAGTTTGTTGACAGAATTGGAGTTAAGTGGCGGGTCTTATACGTGGGAGAAAAGTAGGGGAACTGATGACTGGGTTCAAGAACGATTGGACAGGGCGTTTGCTACGATGCAATGGTGGTCAAAATTTCCCTTATGTAAGTTAAGTGTCGTTTCGACATCTGTCTCAGACCATGATCTGATTCAACTTGATTTACTCGAAGTTTCAATTCCTAAAAGAGCTTTTAGATTCAAATTCGAGAACACATGGCTTAAGGAGCCGAGTTTTATCAAGGATGTTGTTGGGCATTGGGAGAACATTTCGCCTTCTCACTTGTTGTCTAAGCTTATGTCTGTGTCGAGATATATGGAGAAGTGGAGGCGGAATTTTTTTAACAAGTTTAAGGAGAAAGTAAAGCATCAGAAGACACTTATGGATTCTCTAAAGGATAATACTGATGACTATAATGTGCGACAATTTCTGGTGGAAAGAGATAAGTTAAATGAGATTCTGTTATATGAGGAGATTTTTGGAAACAGAGAGCAAAGTTATTTTGGCTTAAAGAAGGAGATGAAAATACGAAGTTCTTTCATGTGTATGCATCTGCAAGAAAGAAGACTAATCGCATTAGTTTTCTAA